DNA sequence from the Geobacter sp. AOG2 genome:
GGATTGGAGAGTGGACGGATCACCTCTTCATCAACGTTGGCGATGCTCTCAGCCAACTGATGGGTGGTCAGGCCGAACAGAGTCGGCGCATCCTTGATCTTGTCGCCCAATTGTTTGAGCACGCCACTGACGCCACCGGCCACATCCAAGTCTTCCATGAAGTACTCCCCTGCCGGGTTCATGGAGGCCAGTTGCGGGGTATCCTTGGACAGGATGTCGAAGGTTTCCAGCGGCAGGTCCACACCCGCTTCCCGGGCGATGGCCAGAAGGTGTAGCACGGTATTGGACGAGCCCCCCAAGGCCAAATCGACCCGGATGGCGTTTTCGAAGGCCGCGCGAGTCAGAATGTCGCGGGGTTTGATATCGTTGCGCACCAGCTCGACAATCCTCTCGCCCGAGGCAAAGGCTATGCGCCGCTTCAAGGCCGAAACCGCCAGGGCGGTACCGCAACGCGGCAGGCTCATTCCCATGGTCTCGGTCAGGATAGCCATGGTGTTCGCGGTGAACAATCCCTGACAGGACCCCATGCCGGGGCAGGCGTTGTCCTCGCAGACCTTGAGTTCCTTGTCGTCGATCACGCCAGCCTTGTAACGGGCCATGGCCTCAAAGGTGTCGGTGACAAAGGAGTATTTCCGACCACTCAGGCTGCGGCCGCTCATCATTGGACCGGCAGTAACGATAATGCAGGGAATGTTTAGCCGCGCGGCGGCCATCAGCATGCCGGGGGTGATCTTGTCGCAGTTGGTCAGCAGCACCAAGCCATCTAGTCGGTGTGCTTCGGCCACCGATTCCACCATGTCAGCGATCAGTTCGCGGGTAGGGAGCGAATAGTGCATCCCCTTGTGCCCCATGGCGATCCCGTCGCAGACGCCAGGGATACCGAAGAAGAAAGCATAACCGCCCCCGGAGTGAACGCCCTTCTCGATGAAGCGCTCTAGGTCTCGCATGCCTGAGTGTCCCGGGATCAGGTCGGTAAAGCTGGTTGCCACGCCGATGAACGGCTTTTCAAAGGCGCTGTCGGGAACCCCGGTTCCCTTGAGGAGCGCTCGGTGCGGTGTTCGTTCGAGTCCCTGCTTGATGGTGTCGCTACGCATGATGGTATTATCCTCGATGATTCAAATTTTCGTGATGCCAAACAGCCGATTGGCGCGGATAAAGGACATAAAAGATAGTATATATGCGGACTGGTGTCAACCCGGAATGCCGAAGAGTTTATTGGAATTTATTTACGATCTCATGAACCGTCGATGTTGCATTACACGACCGGAATGGTATACTACGCCTCACCACTCCTGCATACCGACGTCAAGGATTGCCCTATGATGGCAGCAGAAAGCGCTCCCGATTCTTCCCGAAAACCAACTGCCGCCGATCTGCGGCGCTCCTCCACGCGGCACCTCCAATATACTCTGATCAAGGACAAATACTCCATCACAGCCGGCACGGCCTGGCCTGATCCGGAATACAACCCATGAAGACACCGACACTTTGGGAATCCCCCGACGATAGTCCCAAAATTCAACCGATTCCGGCAAACGCCCCCTTAGCTGAACGCATGCGTCCCCGCAGTATGGCCGAATTTACCGGGCAGGAACACCTACTGGGCGAAGGGCGCATTCTGCGACGGATGATCGAAACCGACAACCTTTCCTCTTTGATCTTCTGGGGACCACCCGGCTGCGGCAAAACCACGCTGGCCCATGTCATAGCAAAGGAAACTAAATCCCACTTCATCTTCTTCTCCGCCATCCTTTCGGGTGTAAAGGAAATCCGCGAGATCTTCCGCGAAGCAGAGGGATATGCCGACCGCGGCGCCCGTACCATCCTCTTCGTGGATGAAATCCATCGTTTCAACAAATCCCAGCAGGATGCCTTTCTCCCCTACGTGGAAAAAGGTGTCGTCACCATCATCGGCGCCACCACCGAAAACCCCTCTTTCGAGGTCATCGCACCGCTCATCTCCCGCTGCCGTGTCCTGACCTTGAATCAACTGGACGCGTCAACAGTCGGGACCATCCTGCGCCAAGCACTGAATGATATGGAACGAGGGCTCGGCCCTTTAGGCCTCACAGCCGACGATGACGCTCTCGTGTTCCTGGCCGACCAATGCGGCGGTGATGCCCGCATAGCCTTGAATACTCTGGAGGTGGCAGCGGGTATTACGACAGATAATGTCATAAAAATTGAAACCGTGCAGGAAGCTTTACAAAAAAAAGCCCTGCTGTACGATAAGGGTGGCGAAGAGCATTACAACGTCATCTCGGCCTTTATTAAATCACTGCGTGGCAGCGATCCCGACGCGGCCCTCTACTGGCTGGCCCGCATGCTGGAGGCGGGAGAGGACCCACTCTTCATCCTGCGGCGTATGATCGTCCTGGCCTCCGAGGACATCGGCAACGCAGATCCCCGAGCCTTGCAGGTAGCGGTCTCGGCCCTCCAGGCCTTCCAGTTCGTGGGGATGCCCGAGGGCCGCATCCCCTTGGGCCAGGCGGTCACCTACCTAGCCACGGCGCCGAAATCAAACGCCTCCTACGCCGGCATCAACGCCGCGTTATCCGAGGTTAAAAAGAGCGGCGCCCTCCCCGTTCCTCTGCACATTCGCAACGCCCCAACCAAGTTGATGAAGGAACTGGGCTACCACAAAGGGTATCAGTACGACCATGACTACGAGGAAGGGTACTCTGGGCAGGAATGCCTGCCGGAAAAGTTGGTCGGGCGAAAGTTCTATGAACCAAGGGGGCACGGTTATGAGAAAAATATCCTGGAGCGTATGGAGTGGCTACGCGCCCAAAAAAAGAAACCATAATAAGCGTTTCTCCGATCAACAGAGGGGTGAAGGACATCAAGGAGATATCTGACCATGAAACGACTCGCCATTCTTACCAGCGGTGGTGACTGCTCCGGTATGAACGCCGTAGTCCGTGCTGCGGCACGTACCGCCATCGCCAATGATGTAGAAATGATCGGCTACCGGAAAGGGTTTGCCGGGCTCTTGAAAAACGACTACCTGGTGTTGACGAGCAGGGCTGTTTCCGGGGTGCTCCAGCGGGGCGGAACATTCCTGCAGTCGGCCCGCTCTCAGGAGTTCCGCACCGAGGAGGGGCGCCGCAAGGCGCTGGACAACCTGTTGAAGGAAAAAGTCGAAGGACTTATAGTGATCGGCGGCGATGGTTCGCTCTGCGGCGCCCATGCTCTCGACATGCAAGGTTTCCCGGTGGTCGGCATCCCGGCCAGCATCGACAACGACATCCCGTACACCGACATGGCACTGGGGGTGGACACGGCACTTAACAACATTCTCTACGCCGTGGACTGCATCAAGGATACCGCCAGCTCCCATGACCGGGCCTTCATCGTGGAGGTTATGGGGCGCAACTCCGGCTACCTGGCCTCGACCTCGGCGATCGCCACCGGCGCGGAATTCGCCATCGTGCCCGAAGTGGAATTCGATCTGACTGAAATGTGTCACCAGTTGCGGCGGCGTTACGAAGAGGGTCGCACCAATGCCCTGATCATCATGGCCGAGGGAGCTGGCCGCGCTCAAGAGATTGCCGACAGCATCAAGGATTGTGCCGGCTTCGAGACCCGGGTGACCGTTTTGGGGCACTACCAGCGGGGCGGCGCACCTACGGTTTTTGACCGCCTGCTGGGAAGCCGCTTCGGCCTTAAGGCGGTAGAACTGTTGCTCTCCGGGACCAAGGGGGTTATGCTCGGCCTGTCGACTAACTCCCTGACCACCACGTTGCTGGAGATGGTCGTTAAGGGTGGGCAAAAAAAGCTGAACAACGAACTGGTGCACATGGCCGACATCCTGGGGATTTGAAATGGCTCGCAAACACAGACTCTTCAGTGGGCAGTCCCGCAAGGCCGGCCTTCCTCCCGGTACGCTGGTCCACATCGGCACGGAGCGTAGCGGTGGCTCGGTCATCGACGTGACCGTTTATTCGCCGGACAGCGTCGAGGAGTTTCGCCCCGAGGGGTTCGACCAGTGCGTCCAGCCCTCCCCCGGACCGGCCGTAACCTGGATTAACCTGGAAGGACTCCAGGACGTGGAACTGATCAGGCGTTTCGGTGAATGTTACAAGTTGCATCCCCTTGTGCTGGAAGATATCGTCAATACGACTCAACGTCCGAAAATCGAAGATTACGGCGACTACCTCTTCATCGTCGCCCGCATGATTGGCTTCACGCCGGAACAGGGCATAGAAACCGAACAGGTCAGCATGATCATCGGACAGAACTACCTGCTGTCATTCCAAGCGGGGACGGTCGGGGACACTTTCGAACCGGTACGGGAACGGATCCGTAGCGGTCGTGGCCGCATCAGGACCATGGGAGCTGATTACCTGGCTTACGGCCTGATCGATGCCGTCGTTGACAATTATTTTACCGTTCTTGAGGGGATGGGAGAGATCGTGGAGGACCTTGAGGATGAGTTGGCCCAAGGGCCGAACCAACAAATCCTCAAAAGGATCATCGCCCTCAAACGGGAGACCATCTTCATGCGCAAGGGAGTTTGGCCGTTGCGCGAGGTTACCGCAGCCTTGGAGCGGGGCGAATCGCCCCTGATCTGCGATACGTCGCGAGTTTTCTTCCGCGACACCTACGACCACACTATCCAGATCATTGACGGAGTGGAAACCTTTCGCGATCTCCTTTCCGGCATGCTCGACCTGTACCTGTCCAGCATGAGCAATCGCACCAACGAGATCATGAAGCTCTTGACCATTGTCGGCACGATCTTCCTGCCGTTGACTTTCATCGTCGGCGTGTACGGCATGAACTTTAAATACATACCTGAGCTTGAATGGCATTACGGCTATTTCATCATCTGGGGGGCGATGCTGGCTATCGCCGCGGCAATGGCCATATATTTCAAAAGAAAACGGTGGTTATGATCGGGATGTTGAAGAACTGCCGGAGGAAACCATGACAAGACTCGTCCTGAAATGGGTATTGAACGCATTTGCCCTCTTTCTGGTTATGAAACTGATTCCGGGGATTCAGATTGACCGCTTTCAGGATCTGTTGGTGGGGGCACTGGTGATTGGATTATTGAACGCGTTCCTGCGGCCGGTTATAATCCTGCTGACCCTGCCTGCAACCGTGCTGACCCTGGGGCTTTTTACCCTGGTCATCAATGGACTTATGTTTTATCTGGCCACTACGCTGGTCCACGGCTTCAGGGTCTCCGGTTTTGTCACCGCCTTTGTGGCGGCGCTGCTCTTTAGTCTGTTCAGTTTTTTCCTCAACATGATCGTCCGCCGGGACGAATGATGCAAGCCGCCGCTTCTGCCGTTCAAGTATTGCACTGTTGGATCACGGCGAACGACAGCACGTAATGATTGTCCCGGAAGACTAACCGTAAACCGAGAAACTGCTATGTGGGGAGTTCGGGTGTAAAAGCGCCTTCCTCTCCTCGTTGCTCACCGGCTGCGAGGTTTTCTTTGCAGGGGGCGCCCCCTCGGAAGAAGAGGAAAGAGTTACGACGTCTTCAGGCAGGCTCAGCAATTGCGGGGTGACCGTGGCGGTTTTCCTGCCCCCGGCCGTTTCATTCATCGTCGGACGTTTCGCCTGTTGAGGAGAGACTACCCCCGGCGCTGATTCTATCACGTCAGATATTGAAGATTGCATAGCATAAACTCTTATTGTTAATAATTTTTATTATATTATGCACCACGATGCAATGCAAGTGGACAAATTTGACGGGATTACATCACTGCCATTTTTTGCTATAGTGGTACCGCACATTATCAACATGCTATATTTTAACCCGTAAGGCGGCCACATATGAATCTACGCATCCCCTTCAGGCAGATATTGCCCATGGGGGTCCTCGTCGTTTTGTCCGGTCTGACTGGCTGCGCGACGGTCGATCAGAAGATCGCCCTGAATCACGCACCAGCAGAGCATCCCCTTGGCAAACACAACGGAGAGATCGTCGCATCACGGCTCGACGTACCCGCATCGGATACCAAAAACAGCAGAGGCGAATGGACAAACGACGCTCTGCTGCCCGAATTGAAGCGTGCAGGCTATACCGCGACTTCGGCCCCATCCATCTCCTACGGCATTTTCCGGGGCATCCTCATTACCGACACCCGCGTTTACCTAGACGTCAACAAGAGCTTGGCCAGCGACCAGAGCAAGCATGAACTCAAGTTCAACGTCGATATGGTTCTGAACGGCACCAAAGCTAAAACTTTTACAGTGGTATCCCGAGACAATAGTACCCTGCTTACCGCCGCAAAGGAAATCAAAGAGAAAATCATGTTCAACTACCTGCAGGACGTCATGCAGCAGATCGTCCCCGACATCATCGCCCTGATCGAAAAATAGTGATCACCATCGCCACTACCCTCACCGCCCAGGTCGCTCGCAGCATCCGCGAGCACAGGCTCTTTGGATCGGACGACACCATCATCGTGGCCATTTCCGGTGGGGCCGATTCCACTGCCTTGCTCGACCTGCTCTCCCGGCTACCCGGACTTTCGCCGCGGCTCGTGGCGGCCCATCTGAACCATTGTCTGCGCGGCCCGGAATCGGACCGGGACGAGGAGTTTGTCCGCTCCCTCGCCACCCGCTATCGCATCCCCCTGGAATGCTGCCGGGTGGATGTGAAAGAGCTTGCCCTAAGAGAACGGCGCAATCTTGAAGATGCCGGCCGGCGGGCGCGCATTGCCTTCCTCGACGAGGTCCGCCACTCATGGCAGGCCACGGCGGTCGCTCTGGCACATCACGCCGACGATCAGGCCGAGACTGTCTTGATGCGCCTCCTCCGAGGTGCGGGACCGGGAGGACTTGCCGGCATGCCCTACCGGAACGGACGGGGCTTCGTCCGTCCCCTGCTGGGTATCACCCGGGCCGAGTTGGTGGCCTACCTGACAGAGCGGGGCATGGCGTGGCGCGAAGACGCCAGTAACCGGGACATCGCCTTTCTGCGCAATCGTATCCGCCACGAGCTGCTGCCCCTGCTGGAGCAGTACAACCCTGCCATCCGGGAGCGCCTAGCCACAACCGCCGCCGTGCTGTCGGATGAGCACAATATCATTAATCAGCTTACGAAGGAGATTGTGGATCGCGCCTGTACCTCTGACGGCGATGGATTTGCCTGCACGGTTACAACATTAATTGAGCAGCCGCCCGCACTGCGACGAAGGGTTTTTCGCCATCTGTTAGAGCGGCTGGCCGGCAATCTGGACCACTTCTCAAACCGCCACATTTCGGCTATGGAACAGTTGTTGGAGTCTCCCCGCCCTCACGCAACGCTGAATCTGCCTCAGGGTATTACCGTCATGCGCGATTACGGCGCGTTCCTATTGCAGCGCACGTTAAGGTCTGCTCCGCTGGCCATAGATAAATTGATGATCACGGGAACTGGGCACTATCCACTCCCCGGTGGCGCATCACTAACACTGACCCTTGTGCCCGCATCGACCGACATTACGCCTCTCCCGGCCAATGCCGCCCTTTTCGACCCAGACCGCGCCCCCTTCCCCTGGTATGTACGCACGTTCAAAAACGGCGACCGCCTTATGCCCTTCGGCATGAACGGCAGCAAAAAGGTCAAAGAGATTTTCATCGATACTAAGGTCTCCCGCTTCAAGCGCCTCAGTATCCCTCTCCTCTTCTGTGGTGAAACGCTGCTCTGGGTCTGCGGCCTGCGCGCTTCGCAGTTCGCCTGCATCGACAATACATCCACTCATGCAATCAAGGCGGTTTTCTCGGAGACATGACCGCATCCGTCAGGCATCCAATCGATTGAACTTGTCAATAAGAGCTCGATATGGTAATTAATTTCAATTTACGCAAAACAATTCATACATTTCAGTTACGGGGGTAACCGTGAACCAATTTTATAAAAATCTTGCTCTCTGGCTCGTCATCAGCCTGATGATGATCCTGCTCTTCAATATGTTCAACAAGCCGCGCCCGACTGCGGATAAGATCAATTTCAGCGATTTTATCGCCCAGGTGGACGCTGGCAAGGTCACCTCTGTCACCATTCAGGGCAACGATATCACCGGCAAGTTCGAGGGTAAGGACGGTAAGGAGTTCCGCACCTACAAACCCTACTCCGACGCTGACCTGACTGAAAAACTTCTGGATAAAAAGGTCACCATCATCGCCAAGCCGGAAGAGGAGAAATTCTCCTGGTTCTCCATCTTTATCTCTTGGTTCCCCTTGCTTTTGCTGGTGGGCATCTGGATCTTTTTCATGCGTCAGATGCAGGTTGGCGGCGGTAAGGCCATGTCCTTCGGCAAAAGTCGTGCAAAACTCCTGACCGAGGCCCAAGGCAAAATCACCTTCGAAGATGTGGCCGGTATTGAGGAGGCCAAGGAAGAACTGAACGAGATCATCGCCTTCCTGAAAGACCCGAAAAAGTTCACCAAACTGGGCGGCAGAATCCCCAAAGGGGTACTCTTGATGGGACCTCCGGGCACCGGCAAGACCCTCCTGGCCAGGGCCATTGCCGGCGAGGCTGGTGTTCCTTTTTTCTCCATCTCCGGCTCTGATTTTGTGGAGATGTTTGTCGGTGTCGGCGCCAGCCGGGTGCGCGACCTGTTCCTGCAAGGCAAAAAAAGCGCTCCCTGTATCATCTTCATCGATGAGATAGACGCTGTAGGCCGCCACCGCGGAGCCGGCTTGGGCGGTGGCCACGACGAGCGCGAACAAACCCTCAACCAGTTGCTGGTGGAGATGGACGGTTTTGAATCCAACGAAGGTGTCATTCTGATCGCCGCCACCAACCGCCCCGATGTCCTCGACCCGGCTCTGCTGCGACCCGGCCGTTTTGACCGCCAGGTGGTGGTACCCCGCCCCGATGTCAAGGGACGCGAGATGATCCTCAAGGTGCATGCCAAGAAGGTACCGCTCTCACCCGATGTGGATCTGGCGGTCATCGCCCGCGGTACCCCCGGCTTCTCCGGGGCCGATCTGGCCAACGTGGTCAACGAGGCGGCGCTTCTGGCAGCGCGCGTAGACAAGGCCGTCGTGGAATCCATCGATTTCGACAATGCCAAGGACAAGGTACTGATGGGCGTGGAGCGGCGCAGCATGGTAATCTCCGGCGAAGAGAAAAAGAGCACAGCCTACCACGAGGCCGGCCACACCCTTGTAGCAAAACTGGTTCCCGGCACAGATCCGGTCCACAAGGTTTCCATCATCCCCCGTGGCCGCGCTTTGGGCGTGACCATGCAGCTTCCTATCGAGGACAAACACAGCTATTCACGGGAAGCTCTCCTGGCCCGCATCGCCGTGTTGATGGGTGGCCGTGCGGCCGAGGACCTCATCTTCAACACCTTTACTACCGGCGCGGGCAACGACATCGAACAGGCTACCGAAATGGCCCGCAAGATGGTCTGTGAATGGGGTATGAGTGATAAGATGGGTCCGCTTTCTTTCGGCAAGAAGGACGAACAGATCTTCCTGGGCCGGGATATGGCCTCCCACAAGAATTACAGCGAAGCCACCGCCGTAGAGATCGACACCGAGATCAAGCGCATCGTCGATGAAAGCTACGAACGTGCCCTGACACTGCTCAAGGAGAATATCCACAACCTGCACAACCTCTCCGAATGCCTGATCGAGAAAGAGAACCTGACCGGTGCCGAAGTAGACGAGATTATTGCCGCCGGCACTCCTATCTACGGCCACGACGGCAAGCAGACCGCCGGCGAAGAAGCGGCGGCACAGGCACAGCAGCATACCGATCTCAAGGCTTGAGATGAGCGCCTTCACGGCCAGACTGCTGACTGTTGCCTCACGAGAGGACGCTGAACGGGAACTGGCAAGGATCGGGGCCGACCCGCGCGGCATCGGCATGATGTCTCCCAAGATGTTGACCCGTTGCGTACACCTGAGCAAGCTTCTCTGCCGCCAGGCCAATGTCCTCAAACAGGAAATGCTGGGCCTGGGAGGCGATGCAGCGGTTGCCCGGGGTACGGTGGCATGTAGCATTGACAGTACCGACGTCATCCTGATGGGTACGGAGAAGCAGCTTCAGCGATTGTGCGAGAAGCTCCTCCACCAGCCGTTTGGCCTTGCCGGTCTGGCGGAGGAACTGACTTCTTTCCTGGCAAGCCTCTCACCGGCACCGCAAATATGGAAAATCGCCCGTCGTGAGCTTGTGCTTGACCGCCCGCTTATTATGGGCATCCTCAACGTAACCCCTGACTCCTTTTCAGACGGCGGTAGTTTTCTCGATCCGCATAGTGCAGCGGAACATGCCTTGGAGATGGAGGCCGAAGGGGCCGACATCATCGACATCGGCGGGGAAAGCACCCGACCAGGGGCTCCCCAGGTCCCGGCGGCTGAAGAGCTGCGCCGGGTTGCACCGGTCATTGAACTGCTTTCAGGAAGACTTTCCTGCCCCGTTTCGGTGGATACCTGGAAGGGTGAGGTTGCCCAAGGAGCGCTTGTAGCCGGGGCCGAAATCATCAACGACATCAGCGGCTTCGGTTTTGATCCCGCCATGGCTCCGTTGGCGGCGCAGAGCGGCGCCGGCGTGGTTCTGATGCATACCCGCGGCACGCCCGACATGATGCAGTCCCATACGGGCTACGGAGATTTAGTGGGCGAGGTCATTGCAGGGCTACGCTGTTCGTTGGACAGCGCCTTGTCAGCAGGGGTTGAACGCGAGCGAATCGTCATCGATCCGGGTATTGGTTTTGCCAAGGATACCGCTGGCAATCTGGAGATCCTACGAAGGCTGCGCGAGTTCACCAGCCTCGGCCTGCCGCTTTTAGTAGGGACGTCTCGCAAGTCATTCATCGGAAAAATCCTGGGGCGGGAAACCGGGGAACGCTTGGCCGGCACTGCCGCAACGGTTGCCCTTGCCGTGGCCAACGGCGCTTCCATTCTGCGGGTGCACGACGTCCGCGCAATGCGTGATGCGGCCGACATGGCCCATGCTATCGCCACCAAGTAATGACTGTAACTGCCGGTAGCAAACCAGTCGCTTTCAGAGGGAAAGAATGCCCGGATTGCTCGACAACAGCACCCTGCTTGACCTCTGCGACATCCTCATCGTGGCTGTCCTTGTTTACCATTTTTCTCTTGTTCTGAAAAAGGACGCGGCGGTCAGGCTGCTGATCTTTCTGCTGATATTTTTCGCCTGCTTCTACTTTGCGCTGCTTTCTGGCTTTTCTTCCACCACTTGGCTGCTGCGCACCATATTTTCATCAGCCCTGATCATTCTGGCCATCATCTTTCAGGGGGACATCCGGCGGGCACTTCTATCCTTGGGGCGTCGCCCCGTAACCGCCAATACCCAGGATGAAACGACCGAGACCATCGAAGAGTTGACCAAGGCGGTCGGTGAGATGTCGAAGAAGCGGATCGGCGCGCTGATCGTCATTGTCCGCCGACTTCCCATAGACCACTTGGTTGAGGTTGGCACCGAGATTGACGCCAAGGTAACCAGCGAGCTCCTCAATTCGATCTTTCTTCCCTACTCTCCGATCCATGACGGAGCGGTTATCATCCACAACGGAAAACTCACCAAGGCTGGCTGCCTGCTCCCCCTGTCCAAGAACCCCGATATTGCCAAAAGTTTCGGCACTCGTCATCGGGCAGCGTTGGGATTGTCAGAGTTGGTAGATGCTTTGGTCATGGTGGTTTCGGAAGAAACCGGTAATATTTCTCTTGTGCATGACGGCAAGATTTATTACGACCTGGAACAAAACGAAATACGGCGCATGCTGAGGAAATCCCTGGATTTCAGACGCATTCAAAAAGTGGCCGCAGTTGGAGAGACAATACCATGACCTTGACTCTCTCCGCCATCAAACGCCGCTGTACACGGAACGCAAGCCTCAAGATCTTAAGCCTTATGCTGGCGGTCTGTATCTGGAGCTTCACGTCGCTTTCTCGGGAAACACGCTACGAACTGGTCCTGCCCGTGGAATTGCGCAACACCCCGCCTGGATACCGGGTGACTCCGCCACTACCCGGCGAAGTGCATTTCACCTTGACCGGACCATCCCTTTTGATCGACGGGGCTCGGCGTTCCAATTCCCGGGTGATTCTCAGCCTGCGGGGCATAAAGCCTGGAAAGACCCTCTTTTCCCATCTGGAAACCTACCTGAAGCTGCCGGAGGGAATCAAGGTCACCCGTATCTCACCGGCCGAATTGGAAATCGAACTCGACAGGGAACAAGTAAATTCAGATTAAGGAGCCTCAAAAACGTGAAAAAACTCTTCGGAACCGATGGTGTCCGCGGCGTTGCCAACGTCTACCCCATGACCTGCGAAATGGCTATGCAGTTGGGCCGGGCTGCGGCATACATCTTCAAAAGCGCTGGTAAGCGGAGACACCGCATCGTGATCGGCAAGGATACGCGCCTGTCGGGCTACATGCTTGAAAATGCGCTGGTGGCGGGCATCTGCTCCATGGGTGTAGATGTGCTCGTGGTGGGACCGCTCCCCACGCCGGGTATCGCCAATATCACCTCTTCCATGCGGGCCGACGCCGGAGTGGTCATCTCGGCGTCGCACAACGCCTTTCAGGACAACGGCATCAAGTTTTTCTCCGCCGACGGCTTCAAGCTGCCTGACGAGATCGAGTTGAAGATCGAAAACCTGATCGAAACGAACCATATTGATTCCCTGCGCCCAACCGCGACCGAGGTGGGCAAGGCTTTCCGTATCGACGATGCCGCCGGCCGCTACATCGTGTTCCTCAAAAATACCTTTCCCCAGGAGATGGACCTGTCTGGACTAAAGATCGTTCTGGATTGCGCAAACGGCGCTGCCTACAAGGTTGCGCCGGCGGTCTTCGGAGAACTGGGAGCCGAGGTAATCCCCCTGGGGGTCAAGCCCAACGGCACCAATATCAACGCCGGGTGCGGCTCGCTTCATCCGGAGGTGATCAGTGCAGCCGTCAAGGAACACCAAGCCGACATCGGCATCGCTCTGGACGGCGACGCCGACAGGGTGATCGTCTGCGACGAATTCGGCAACGAGGTGGATGGCGACCACATCATGGCGATCTGCGCCACGGACATGCTGCGCCGCAACATCCTGAAAAAAAACACCCTGGTAGCCACGGTCATGAGCAACATGGGGTTGGACATCGCCGTCAGGAAGGCAGGCGGTACGGTGATCAAAACCGCCGTGGGGGACCGTTACGTGGTGGAGGAAATGCGCAAAGGTGGCTACAACCTCGGAGGTGAGCAGTCCGGACACATGATCTTCCTGGACCACAGCACCACCGGTGACGGAATCCTCTCGGCCCTCCAGCTCCTGGCGGTCATGCGCCGTGAGGGGAAACCACTCTCCGAGCTGGCCAAACGGATGATCGCCCTGCCTCAGGTACTCGTCAACACAAGGGTTGCCGAAAAAAAAGACATCACAACCATCCCCGAAATCGCCGCCAGAATCGACGACGTGGAGAAGAAGCTAGGGAGTGAAGGGCGCGTATTGATCCGCTATTCCGGCACGGAACCGCTTCTGCGGGTCATGATCGAAGGACAGGACAAGTATGAGATCACCACTTGGGCCAACGAGATCGTAGAGATGGTGAAGCTGCATATCGGGGGACACTAACCGATTCTGCCACGGGATCACAGAAACACGGAGAACGGCGAAAACTTTGGAGTAGGCCAGAATCTGTTTTTTTAGGTTTTTATCTGAATGTTTTTGTTATCTCCAGATTTTTTTGTGCTCCTGTGGCTCCGTGGCAAATATCAGGAGGTTTGAAGTGGCAAAGCTAGGACTAAACGTCGATCATGTTGCAACCGTGCGCCAAGCACGAGGCGGGGTGGAACCCGATCCGGTGACGGCGGCCGCCATGGGAGAATTGGCCGGGGCCGAAGGGATTACCATCCATCTGCGGGAGGACCGGCGGCATATCCAAGATCGGGACCTAGAGATTCTACGCCAGACCGTGAAGACCAAGCTGAATCTGGAGATGGCCGCCACCCAGGAAATGGTGCGCATCGCCCTGAGAGTGAAACCGGAGCAGGTCACTCT
Encoded proteins:
- the glmM gene encoding phosphoglucosamine mutase, which codes for MKKLFGTDGVRGVANVYPMTCEMAMQLGRAAAYIFKSAGKRRHRIVIGKDTRLSGYMLENALVAGICSMGVDVLVVGPLPTPGIANITSSMRADAGVVISASHNAFQDNGIKFFSADGFKLPDEIELKIENLIETNHIDSLRPTATEVGKAFRIDDAAGRYIVFLKNTFPQEMDLSGLKIVLDCANGAAYKVAPAVFGELGAEVIPLGVKPNGTNINAGCGSLHPEVISAAVKEHQADIGIALDGDADRVIVCDEFGNEVDGDHIMAICATDMLRRNILKKNTLVATVMSNMGLDIAVRKAGGTVIKTAVGDRYVVEEMRKGGYNLGGEQSGHMIFLDHSTTGDGILSALQLLAVMRREGKPLSELAKRMIALPQVLVNTRVAEKKDITTIPEIAARIDDVEKKLGSEGRVLIRYSGTEPLLRVMIEGQDKYEITTWANEIVEMVKLHIGGH